A region from the Rhodamnia argentea isolate NSW1041297 chromosome 7, ASM2092103v1, whole genome shotgun sequence genome encodes:
- the LOC115740710 gene encoding ATP-dependent DNA helicase SRS2-like protein At4g25120 isoform X3 translates to MSSDNADASSQEQITEAQMARISQKFRAAKALLARKRPSLSPSFPDPLRRRLENAITRSPLSSIRRVPLSEISTNTPLSKGFEPLDSGLSEVKSVDEIREARISGRDGCELDSFRTPVKQAECCSVGDSFSNCSILDDAFDDVLLEELDALSEGKSSACGSGGHGGLVQGDSSAQVSCPADLDTGAAFVAVDDYTGSGNQGSPNDDDFRVVKSTSMPEGYSKYLDSLNERQQEAACTDISVPLMIVAGPGSGKTSTMVGRILTLLNQGLDPSNILAMTFTTAAASEMRDRIGAIAGKEAVKDLTISTFHSFSLQLCRSHAEKIARTTEFQIFGHGQQRKAVIEAIRLLEQENNKHNNDVGDLFEDPNGLTSPQHFKDRSKKWQKFVTQAKASGKTPRDCSKPGNDTGAAILHNYNDILRSCNALDYHDLISCSVKLLTDFPEVLKECQDMYKAIIIDEFQDTSAMQYNLLRILASHNRITIVGDDDQSIFSFSGANISGFDSFREDFPMHKEIRLVKNYRSTRCIVEAASSLIKNNVKRRQFKNVLTDNSTGSKITVKECRNEDAQCTFVIDKILEAMSGGSTANCSYGDIAILYRRQVSGKPFQSAFRERKIPFNLHGVAFYRKKVVRAIIAMLKSAVPGCDDGPYRQVLKVLLPFEKEEKKRVINHIDKISTVRKCSFMSVASDIFSAKISGTFKRSQLTQGRKVLSTLEMISRLVCREQSISTVIASVANMIPQKYLLEQRAVLDVDGGKLLNEDNDLRSVLQYLLDDVSSFLSTRALAVEGNTHAKEEVGGCGNVLKAFLDHLCEREGKNFRTRRHDNENSITLTTIHQSKGLEWDIVFIVKANESEIPLLHEFDGATSEIGTSVEEERRLLYVAMTRARQKLFILYVMMDSSWQMLQPSRFLRELPVHLLDVQIEMSSKDLKPNDEVISKDNVEFPIICTREIQCPDGGVLPCEHSYQNDMAAKDSGAMVDVYNGNSFLKRFNVEDRSIVSHLFHQWAKKQAFKDPKRLLNKVGFVIDERLRINKNKHKDLLHALKCCLKSDDAIHYAQYVLRWEEMPAVERAHVKQEKQEHFQKLRIEKSMGSAVPTSKQISYLQKLGCTIAPTSRLHASRLIEQYKSL, encoded by the exons ATGTCGAGCGACAACGCCGACGCCTCGTCTCAAGAACAAATCACGGAGGCACAAATGGCTCGAATCTCCCAAAAGTTCCGAGCTGCCAAGGCCCTGCTCGCTCGCAAGCGcccttccctctctccctccttcccCGATCCTCTCCGCCGCAG GCTTGAAAATGCGATTACGCGTTCCCCACTATCGAGCATCCGAAGAGTTCCTCTTTCGGAGATCTCGACGAACACACCGTTGTCGAAGGGATTTGAGCCACTAGATAGCGGTCTAAGTGAGGTTAAGTCAGTCGACGAGATTCGAGAGGCGAGGATTAGTGGACGGGACGGATGCGAATTGGACTCTTTTAGGACTCCGGTGAAACAAGCTGAATGCTGCAGCGTTGGGgattcattttcaaattgtaGCATTCTAGACGATGCTTTTGACGATGTCCTCTTGGAAGAGCTTGATGCATTGTCAGAGGGCAAATCTTCGGCATGCGGGTCAGGAGGTCACGGTGGCCTCGTTCAAGGGGACTCGTCAGCTCAAGTAAGCTGCCCTGCTGATCTTGACACCGGTGCCGCTTTTGTTGCTGTTGACGACTACACTGGGAGTGGTAACCAAGGAAGTCCTAATGATGATGACTTTAGGGTTGTAAAGAGCACGAGCATGCCTGAAGGGTACTCAAAATACTTGGATTCTCTAAATGAAAGGCAACAAGAAGCGGCTTGCACTGATATCTCAGTTCCTTTGATGATTGTTGCTGGTCCAGGCAGTGGAAAG ACTTCAACAATGGTTGGGCGCATTTTGACATTACTTAATCAG GGTCTTGATCCTTCAAACATTCTAGCAATGACTTTCACTACTGCAGCTGCTTCTGAAATGAGAGACAGAATTGGAGCTATTGCTGGGAAGGAAGCAGTTAAAGACCTTACAATCAGCAcattccattcattttctttgcaaCTCTGCCGTAGTCATGCTGAAAA GATAGCACGTACAACAGAGTTTCAGATATTTGGCCATGGACAACAGAGAAAAGCAGTAATTGAGGCCATAAGATTgttagaacaagaaaataacaaacaCAATAATGATGTGGGTGACCTTTTTGAAGATCCCAATGGCTTGACATCTCCTCAGCATTTCAAGGATAGATCAAAGAAGTGGCAGAAGTTTGTTACTCAG GCTAAAGCTTCCGGAAAAACACCTCGAGATTGCAGTAAGCCGGGCAATGATACTGGA GCTGCAATTCTTCACAACTACAATGATATATTGAGATCTTGTAATGCTTTGGATTACCATGACCTAATTAGCTGTTCCGTGAAGTTGCTCACTGATTTTCCAGAAG TGCTCAAGGAATGTCAGGATATGTATAAGGCCATCATAATAGACGAGTTCCAAGATACGAGTGCCATGCAGTATAATCTCTTGCGGATTCTTGCATCTCATAACCGCATAACTATTGTTGGAGATGATGATCAA TCAATATTCAGTTTTAGTGGAGCGAATATATCTGGTTTCGATTCTTTTCGTGAAGATTTTCCAATGCATAAAGAG ATTAGATTAGTCAAAAACTATCGTTCCACAAGGTGTATTGTCGAGGCTGCATCATCACTTATTAAAAATAATGTGAAGAGGCGCCAATTTAAGAATGTTCTCACTGACAATTCCACAGGATCTAAG ATTACTGTCAAAGAATGTCGCAATGAGGATGCGCAGTGTACATTTGTTATTGACAAGATTCTGGAAGCCATGTCTGGTGGTTCCACTGCTAATTGCTCTTATGGAGATATTGCTATCCTTTACCGTAGGCAG GTCTCTGGGAAACCATTCCAAAGTGCctttcgagaaagaaaaattcctttcaaCTTGCATGGTGTGGCCTTTTACAGAAAAAAG GTAGTTAGAGCCATAATTGCTATGCTGAAGTCAGCAGTGCCTGGCTGTGATGATGGTCCATATCGACAAGTCTTGAAGGTTTTGCTTCCTTttgagaaagaggaaaagaagagg gTAATTAACCATATAGATAAGATATCAACTGTGAGGAAGTGCAGCTTCATGTCCGTTGCCTCTGACATCTTCAGTGCAAAAATTTCTGGAACATTTAAGAG GAGTCAACTTACGCAAGGACGCAAGGTGTTGTCAACTCTGGAGATGATATCTAGACTGGTTTGCAGG GAGCAATCGATTTCCACTGTGATTGCTTCAGTGGCAAATATGATTCCACAG AAGTACCTCCTTGAGCAACGAGCAGTTCTAGATGTGGATGGAGGAAAGCTGCTGAATGAAGACAATGACCTTAGATCT GTTCTTCAGTACCTACTGGATGATGTCTCAAGCTTCTTATCAACTCGTGCACTTGCTGTAGAAGGCAATACACACGCAAAGGAAGAAGTAGGAGGCTGTGGCAACGTGCTCAAAGCTTTTCTTGATCATTTATGTGAGAGAGAAGGCAAAAATTTTCGCACTCGGAGACATGACAATGAAAATTCCATAACATTGACCACAATTCATCAG TCAAAAGGCTTAGAGTGGGACATTGTTTTCATAGTGAAG GCAAATGAATCTGAGATCCCACTGTTGCATGAATTTGACGGTGCTACTTCGGAGATTGGGACTTCGGTGGAG gaGGAAAGGCGCCTCTTATATGTGGCAATGACTCGAGCCCGACAGAAACTTTTCATTTTGTATGTTATGATGGACTCTAGTTGGCAG ATGTTGCAACCGTCACGTTTTCTAAGAGAACTCCCGGTTCATCTTCTAGATGTTCAA ATTGAAATGagttcaaaagatttaaaacccAACGATGAAGTCATTTCAAAGGACAATGTGGAGTTTCCCATCATTTGTACAAGAGAAATACAATGTCCTGATGGCGGAGTGTTGCCCTGTGAGCACAGCTATCAGAATGACATGGCTGCCAAGGATTCAGGTGCTATGGTGGACGTCTATAATGGAAATAGTTTCTTGAAAAG ATTTAATGTTGAGGACAGATCAATTGTTTCTCATCTGTTCCATCAATGGGCCAAAAAGCAAGCATTTAAAGATCCCAAAAGGTTGCTTAATAAG GTTGGTTTCGTGATCGATGAGCGGCTGAGGATCAATAAGAACAAGCACAAG GATCTCCTGCATGCATTGAAGTGTTGCTTGAAGTCTGATGATGCAATTCACTATGCACAATAC GTTTTGAGGTGGGAAGAAATGCCTGCTGTTGAACGTGCTCATGTGAAGCAGGAGAAACAG GAGCACTTCCAGAAACTAAGGATAGAGAAGTCCATGGGTTCAGCAGTACCCACATCAAAGCAG ATTTCTTATCTGCAAAAGTTGGGATGTACAATTGCCCCGACATCACGCCTCCATGCTTCAAGACTGATTGAGCAGTACAAATCACTGTAA
- the LOC115740710 gene encoding ATP-dependent DNA helicase SRS2-like protein At4g25120 isoform X1, whose protein sequence is MSSENADASSQEQITETQMARISQKFRAAKALLARKRPSLSPSFPDPLRRRLENAITRSPLSSIQRVPLSEISTNTPLSKGFEPLDSGLSEVKSVNEIREARISGWDGCELDSFRTSVKQAECCSVGDSFSNCSVLDDAFYDVLLEELDALSEGKSFRTPVKQAECCSVGDSFSNCSILDDAFDDVLLEELDALSEGKSSACGSGGHGGLVQGDSSAQVSCPADLDTGAAFVAVDDYTGSGNQGSPNDDDFRVVKSTSMPEGYSKYLDSLNERQQEAACTDISVPLMIVAGPGSGKTSTMVGRILTLLNQGLDPSNILAMTFTTAAASEMRDRIGAIAGKEAVKDLTISTFHSFSLQLCRSHAEKIARTTEFQIFGHGQQRKAVIEAIRLLEQENNKHNNDVGDLFEDPNGLTSPQHFKDRSKKWQKFVTQAKASGKTPRDCSKPGNDTGAAILHNYNDILRSCNALDYHDLISCSVKLLTDFPEVLKECQDMYKAIIIDEFQDTSAMQYNLLRILASHNRITIVGDDDQSIFSFSGANISGFDSFREDFPMHKEIRLVKNYRSTRCIVEAASSLIKNNVKRRQFKNVLTDNSTGSKITVKECRNEDAQCTFVIDKILEAMSGGSTANCSYGDIAILYRRQVSGKPFQSAFRERKIPFNLHGVAFYRKKVVRAIIAMLKSAVPGCDDGPYRQVLKVLLPFEKEEKKRVINHIDKISTVRKCSFMSVASDIFSAKISGTFKRSQLTQGRKVLSTLEMISRLVCREQSISTVIASVANMIPQKYLLEQRAVLDVDGGKLLNEDNDLRSVLQYLLDDVSSFLSTRALAVEGNTHAKEEVGGCGNVLKAFLDHLCEREGKNFRTRRHDNENSITLTTIHQSKGLEWDIVFIVKANESEIPLLHEFDGATSEIGTSVEEERRLLYVAMTRARQKLFILYVMMDSSWQMLQPSRFLRELPVHLLDVQIEMSSKDLKPNDEVISKDNVEFPIICTREIQCPDGGVLPCEHSYQNDMAAKDSGAMVDVYNGNSFLKRFNVEDRSIVSHLFHQWAKKQAFKDPKRLLNKVGFVIDERLRINKNKHKDLLHALKCCLKSDDAIHYAQYVLRWEEMPAVERAHVKQEKQEHFQKLRIEKSMGSAVPTSKQISYLQKLGCTIAPTSRLHASRLIEQYKSL, encoded by the exons ATGTCGAGCGAAAATGCCGACGCCTCGTCTCAAGAACAAATCACGGAGACACAAATGGCTCGAATCTCCCAAAAGTTCCGAGCTGCCAAGGCCCTGCTCGCTCGCAAGCGcccttccctctctccctccttcccCGACCCTCTCCGCCGCAG GCTTGAAAATGCGATTACGCGTTCCCCACTATCGAGCATCCAAAGAGTTCCTCTTTCGGAGATCTCGACGAACACACCATTGTCGAAGGGATTTGAGCCGCTAGATAGCGGTCTAAGTGAGGTTAAGTCGGTCAACGAGATTCGAGAGGCGAGGATTAGTGGATGGGACGGATGCGAATTGGATTCTTTTAGGACTTCGGTGAAACAAGCTGAATGCTGCAGCGTTGGGGATTCGTTTTCAAATTGTAGCGTTCTAGACGATGCTTTTTACGATGTCCTCTTGGAAGAGCTTGATGCATTGTCAGAAGGCAAATCTT TTAGGACTCCGGTGAAACAAGCTGAATGCTGCAGCGTTGGGgattcattttcaaattgtaGCATTCTAGACGATGCTTTTGACGATGTCCTCTTGGAAGAGCTTGATGCATTGTCAGAGGGCAAATCTTCGGCATGCGGGTCAGGAGGTCACGGTGGCCTCGTTCAAGGGGACTCGTCAGCTCAAGTAAGCTGCCCTGCTGATCTTGACACCGGTGCCGCTTTTGTTGCTGTTGACGACTACACTGGGAGTGGTAACCAAGGAAGTCCTAATGATGATGACTTTAGGGTTGTAAAGAGCACGAGCATGCCTGAAGGGTACTCAAAATACTTGGATTCTCTAAATGAAAGGCAACAAGAAGCGGCTTGCACTGATATCTCAGTTCCTTTGATGATTGTTGCTGGTCCAGGCAGTGGAAAG ACTTCAACAATGGTTGGGCGCATTTTGACATTACTTAATCAG GGTCTTGATCCTTCAAACATTCTAGCAATGACTTTCACTACTGCAGCTGCTTCTGAAATGAGAGACAGAATTGGAGCTATTGCTGGGAAGGAAGCAGTTAAAGACCTTACAATCAGCAcattccattcattttctttgcaaCTCTGCCGTAGTCATGCTGAAAA GATAGCACGTACAACAGAGTTTCAGATATTTGGCCATGGACAACAGAGAAAAGCAGTAATTGAGGCCATAAGATTgttagaacaagaaaataacaaacaCAATAATGATGTGGGTGACCTTTTTGAAGATCCCAATGGCTTGACATCTCCTCAGCATTTCAAGGATAGATCAAAGAAGTGGCAGAAGTTTGTTACTCAG GCTAAAGCTTCCGGAAAAACACCTCGAGATTGCAGTAAGCCGGGCAATGATACTGGA GCTGCAATTCTTCACAACTACAATGATATATTGAGATCTTGTAATGCTTTGGATTACCATGACCTAATTAGCTGTTCCGTGAAGTTGCTCACTGATTTTCCAGAAG TGCTCAAGGAATGTCAGGATATGTATAAGGCCATCATAATAGACGAGTTCCAAGATACGAGTGCCATGCAGTATAATCTCTTGCGGATTCTTGCATCTCATAACCGCATAACTATTGTTGGAGATGATGATCAA TCAATATTCAGTTTTAGTGGAGCGAATATATCTGGTTTCGATTCTTTTCGTGAAGATTTTCCAATGCATAAAGAG ATTAGATTAGTCAAAAACTATCGTTCCACAAGGTGTATTGTCGAGGCTGCATCATCACTTATTAAAAATAATGTGAAGAGGCGCCAATTTAAGAATGTTCTCACTGACAATTCCACAGGATCTAAG ATTACTGTCAAAGAATGTCGCAATGAGGATGCGCAGTGTACATTTGTTATTGACAAGATTCTGGAAGCCATGTCTGGTGGTTCCACTGCTAATTGCTCTTATGGAGATATTGCTATCCTTTACCGTAGGCAG GTCTCTGGGAAACCATTCCAAAGTGCctttcgagaaagaaaaattcctttcaaCTTGCATGGTGTGGCCTTTTACAGAAAAAAG GTAGTTAGAGCCATAATTGCTATGCTGAAGTCAGCAGTGCCTGGCTGTGATGATGGTCCATATCGACAAGTCTTGAAGGTTTTGCTTCCTTttgagaaagaggaaaagaagagg gTAATTAACCATATAGATAAGATATCAACTGTGAGGAAGTGCAGCTTCATGTCCGTTGCCTCTGACATCTTCAGTGCAAAAATTTCTGGAACATTTAAGAG GAGTCAACTTACGCAAGGACGCAAGGTGTTGTCAACTCTGGAGATGATATCTAGACTGGTTTGCAGG GAGCAATCGATTTCCACTGTGATTGCTTCAGTGGCAAATATGATTCCACAG AAGTACCTCCTTGAGCAACGAGCAGTTCTAGATGTGGATGGAGGAAAGCTGCTGAATGAAGACAATGACCTTAGATCT GTTCTTCAGTACCTACTGGATGATGTCTCAAGCTTCTTATCAACTCGTGCACTTGCTGTAGAAGGCAATACACACGCAAAGGAAGAAGTAGGAGGCTGTGGCAACGTGCTCAAAGCTTTTCTTGATCATTTATGTGAGAGAGAAGGCAAAAATTTTCGCACTCGGAGACATGACAATGAAAATTCCATAACATTGACCACAATTCATCAG TCAAAAGGCTTAGAGTGGGACATTGTTTTCATAGTGAAG GCAAATGAATCTGAGATCCCACTGTTGCATGAATTTGACGGTGCTACTTCGGAGATTGGGACTTCGGTGGAG gaGGAAAGGCGCCTCTTATATGTGGCAATGACTCGAGCCCGACAGAAACTTTTCATTTTGTATGTTATGATGGACTCTAGTTGGCAG ATGTTGCAACCGTCACGTTTTCTAAGAGAACTCCCGGTTCATCTTCTAGATGTTCAA ATTGAAATGagttcaaaagatttaaaacccAACGATGAAGTCATTTCAAAGGACAATGTGGAGTTTCCCATCATTTGTACAAGAGAAATACAATGTCCTGATGGCGGAGTGTTGCCCTGTGAGCACAGCTATCAGAATGACATGGCTGCCAAGGATTCAGGTGCTATGGTGGACGTCTATAATGGAAATAGTTTCTTGAAAAG ATTTAATGTTGAGGACAGATCAATTGTTTCTCATCTGTTCCATCAATGGGCCAAAAAGCAAGCATTTAAAGATCCCAAAAGGTTGCTTAATAAG GTTGGTTTCGTGATCGATGAGCGGCTGAGGATCAATAAGAACAAGCACAAG GATCTCCTGCATGCATTGAAGTGTTGCTTGAAGTCTGATGATGCAATTCACTATGCACAATAC GTTTTGAGGTGGGAAGAAATGCCTGCTGTTGAACGTGCTCATGTGAAGCAGGAGAAACAG GAGCACTTCCAGAAACTAAGGATAGAGAAGTCCATGGGTTCAGCAGTACCCACATCAAAGCAG ATTTCTTATCTGCAAAAGTTGGGATGTACAATTGCCCCGACATCACGCCTCCATGCTTCAAGACTGATTGAGCAGTACAAATCACTGTAA
- the LOC115740710 gene encoding ATP-dependent DNA helicase SRS2-like protein At4g25120 isoform X2, with translation MSSENADASSQEQITETQMARISQKFRAAKALLARKRPSLSPSFPDPLRRRLENAITRSPLSSIQRVPLSEISTNTPLSKGFEPLDSGLSEVKSVNEIREARISGWDGCELDSFRTSVKQAECCSVGDSFSNCSVLDDAFYDVLLEELDALSEGKSFRTPVKQAECCSVGDSFSNCSILDDAFDDVLLEELDALSEGKSSACGSGGHGGLVQGDSSAQVSCPADLDTGAAFVAVDDYTGSGNQGSPNDDDFRVVKSTSMPEGYSKYLDSLNERQQEAACTDISVPLMIVAGPGSGKTSTMVGRILTLLNQGLDPSNILAMTFTTAAASEMRDRIGAIAGKEAVKDLTISTFHSFSLQLCRSHAEKIARTTEFQIFGHGQQRKAVIEAIRLLEQENNKHNNDVGDLFEDPNGLTSPQHFKDRSKKWQKFVTQAKASGKTPRDCSKPGNDTGAAILHNYNDILRSCNALDYHDLISCSVKLLTDFPEVLKECQDMYKAIIIDEFQDTSAMQYNLLRILASHNRITIVGDDDQSIFSFSGANISGFDSFREDFPMHKEIRLVKNYRSTRCIVEAASSLIKNNVKRRQFKNVLTDNSTGSKITVKECRNEDAQCTFVIDKILEAMSGGSTANCSYGDIAILYRRQVSGKPFQSAFRERKIPFNLHGVAFYRKKVVRAIIAMLKSAVPGCDDGPYRQVLKVLLPFEKEEKKRVINHIDKISTVRKCSFMSVASDIFSAKISGTFKRSQLTQGRKVLSTLEMISRLVCREQSISTVIASVANMIPQKYLLEQRAVLDVDGGKLLNEDNDLRSVLQYLLDDVSSFLSTRALAVEGNTHAKEEVGGCGNVLKAFLDHLCEREGKNFRTRRHDNENSITLTTIHQSKGLEWDIVFIVKANESEIPLLHEFDGATSEIGTSVEEERRLLYVAMTRARQKLFILYVMMDSSWQMLQPSRFLRELPVHLLDVQIEMSSKDLKPNDEVISKDNVEFPIICTREIQCPDGGVLPCEHSYQNDMAAKDSGAMVDVYNGNSFLKRFNVEDRSIVSHLFHQWAKKQAFKDPKRLLNKVGFVIDERLRINKNKHKDLLHALKCCLKSDDAIHYAQYVLRWEEMPAVERAHVKQEKQEHFQKLRIEKSMGSAVPTSKQISYLQKLGCTIAPTSRLHASRLIEQYKSL, from the exons ATGTCGAGCGAAAATGCCGACGCCTCGTCTCAAGAACAAATCACGGAGACACAAATGGCTCGAATCTCCCAAAAGTTCCGAGCTGCCAAGGCCCTGCTCGCTCGCAAGCGcccttccctctctccctccttcccCGACCCTCTCCGCCGCAG GCTTGAAAATGCGATTACGCGTTCCCCACTATCGAGCATCCAAAGAGTTCCTCTTTCGGAGATCTCGACGAACACACCATTGTCGAAGGGATTTGAGCCGCTAGATAGCGGTCTAAGTGAGGTTAAGTCGGTCAACGAGATTCGAGAGGCGAGGATTAGTGGATGGGACGGATGCGAATTGGATTCTTTTAGGACTTCGGTGAAACAAGCTGAATGCTGCAGCGTTGGGGATTCGTTTTCAAATTGTAGCGTTCTAGACGATGCTTTTTACGATGTCCTCTTGGAAGAGCTTGATGCATTGTCAGAAGGCAAA TCTTTTAGGACTCCGGTGAAACAAGCTGAATGCTGCAGCGTTGGGgattcattttcaaattgtaGCATTCTAGACGATGCTTTTGACGATGTCCTCTTGGAAGAGCTTGATGCATTGTCAGAGGGCAAATCTTCGGCATGCGGGTCAGGAGGTCACGGTGGCCTCGTTCAAGGGGACTCGTCAGCTCAAGTAAGCTGCCCTGCTGATCTTGACACCGGTGCCGCTTTTGTTGCTGTTGACGACTACACTGGGAGTGGTAACCAAGGAAGTCCTAATGATGATGACTTTAGGGTTGTAAAGAGCACGAGCATGCCTGAAGGGTACTCAAAATACTTGGATTCTCTAAATGAAAGGCAACAAGAAGCGGCTTGCACTGATATCTCAGTTCCTTTGATGATTGTTGCTGGTCCAGGCAGTGGAAAG ACTTCAACAATGGTTGGGCGCATTTTGACATTACTTAATCAG GGTCTTGATCCTTCAAACATTCTAGCAATGACTTTCACTACTGCAGCTGCTTCTGAAATGAGAGACAGAATTGGAGCTATTGCTGGGAAGGAAGCAGTTAAAGACCTTACAATCAGCAcattccattcattttctttgcaaCTCTGCCGTAGTCATGCTGAAAA GATAGCACGTACAACAGAGTTTCAGATATTTGGCCATGGACAACAGAGAAAAGCAGTAATTGAGGCCATAAGATTgttagaacaagaaaataacaaacaCAATAATGATGTGGGTGACCTTTTTGAAGATCCCAATGGCTTGACATCTCCTCAGCATTTCAAGGATAGATCAAAGAAGTGGCAGAAGTTTGTTACTCAG GCTAAAGCTTCCGGAAAAACACCTCGAGATTGCAGTAAGCCGGGCAATGATACTGGA GCTGCAATTCTTCACAACTACAATGATATATTGAGATCTTGTAATGCTTTGGATTACCATGACCTAATTAGCTGTTCCGTGAAGTTGCTCACTGATTTTCCAGAAG TGCTCAAGGAATGTCAGGATATGTATAAGGCCATCATAATAGACGAGTTCCAAGATACGAGTGCCATGCAGTATAATCTCTTGCGGATTCTTGCATCTCATAACCGCATAACTATTGTTGGAGATGATGATCAA TCAATATTCAGTTTTAGTGGAGCGAATATATCTGGTTTCGATTCTTTTCGTGAAGATTTTCCAATGCATAAAGAG ATTAGATTAGTCAAAAACTATCGTTCCACAAGGTGTATTGTCGAGGCTGCATCATCACTTATTAAAAATAATGTGAAGAGGCGCCAATTTAAGAATGTTCTCACTGACAATTCCACAGGATCTAAG ATTACTGTCAAAGAATGTCGCAATGAGGATGCGCAGTGTACATTTGTTATTGACAAGATTCTGGAAGCCATGTCTGGTGGTTCCACTGCTAATTGCTCTTATGGAGATATTGCTATCCTTTACCGTAGGCAG GTCTCTGGGAAACCATTCCAAAGTGCctttcgagaaagaaaaattcctttcaaCTTGCATGGTGTGGCCTTTTACAGAAAAAAG GTAGTTAGAGCCATAATTGCTATGCTGAAGTCAGCAGTGCCTGGCTGTGATGATGGTCCATATCGACAAGTCTTGAAGGTTTTGCTTCCTTttgagaaagaggaaaagaagagg gTAATTAACCATATAGATAAGATATCAACTGTGAGGAAGTGCAGCTTCATGTCCGTTGCCTCTGACATCTTCAGTGCAAAAATTTCTGGAACATTTAAGAG GAGTCAACTTACGCAAGGACGCAAGGTGTTGTCAACTCTGGAGATGATATCTAGACTGGTTTGCAGG GAGCAATCGATTTCCACTGTGATTGCTTCAGTGGCAAATATGATTCCACAG AAGTACCTCCTTGAGCAACGAGCAGTTCTAGATGTGGATGGAGGAAAGCTGCTGAATGAAGACAATGACCTTAGATCT GTTCTTCAGTACCTACTGGATGATGTCTCAAGCTTCTTATCAACTCGTGCACTTGCTGTAGAAGGCAATACACACGCAAAGGAAGAAGTAGGAGGCTGTGGCAACGTGCTCAAAGCTTTTCTTGATCATTTATGTGAGAGAGAAGGCAAAAATTTTCGCACTCGGAGACATGACAATGAAAATTCCATAACATTGACCACAATTCATCAG TCAAAAGGCTTAGAGTGGGACATTGTTTTCATAGTGAAG GCAAATGAATCTGAGATCCCACTGTTGCATGAATTTGACGGTGCTACTTCGGAGATTGGGACTTCGGTGGAG gaGGAAAGGCGCCTCTTATATGTGGCAATGACTCGAGCCCGACAGAAACTTTTCATTTTGTATGTTATGATGGACTCTAGTTGGCAG ATGTTGCAACCGTCACGTTTTCTAAGAGAACTCCCGGTTCATCTTCTAGATGTTCAA ATTGAAATGagttcaaaagatttaaaacccAACGATGAAGTCATTTCAAAGGACAATGTGGAGTTTCCCATCATTTGTACAAGAGAAATACAATGTCCTGATGGCGGAGTGTTGCCCTGTGAGCACAGCTATCAGAATGACATGGCTGCCAAGGATTCAGGTGCTATGGTGGACGTCTATAATGGAAATAGTTTCTTGAAAAG ATTTAATGTTGAGGACAGATCAATTGTTTCTCATCTGTTCCATCAATGGGCCAAAAAGCAAGCATTTAAAGATCCCAAAAGGTTGCTTAATAAG GTTGGTTTCGTGATCGATGAGCGGCTGAGGATCAATAAGAACAAGCACAAG GATCTCCTGCATGCATTGAAGTGTTGCTTGAAGTCTGATGATGCAATTCACTATGCACAATAC GTTTTGAGGTGGGAAGAAATGCCTGCTGTTGAACGTGCTCATGTGAAGCAGGAGAAACAG GAGCACTTCCAGAAACTAAGGATAGAGAAGTCCATGGGTTCAGCAGTACCCACATCAAAGCAG ATTTCTTATCTGCAAAAGTTGGGATGTACAATTGCCCCGACATCACGCCTCCATGCTTCAAGACTGATTGAGCAGTACAAATCACTGTAA